One region of Mycobacteriales bacterium genomic DNA includes:
- the pafA gene encoding Pup--protein ligase yields the protein MDRRIFGLENEYGVTCTFHGQRRLSPDEVARYLFRRVVSWGRSSNVFLRNGARLYLDVGSHPEYATPECDDVVDLVVHDKAGERILEGLLVDAEKRLHEEGITGDIYLFKNNTDSAGNSYGCHENYLVSRHGDFARLADVLIPFLVTRQVICGAGKVLQTPRGAVFCLSQRAEHIWEGVSSATTRSRPIINTRDEPHADAERFRRLHVIVGDSNMNEATTLLKVGATDVVLRMIEAGVVMRDLSLENPIRAIREVSHDITGRKRVRLANGREVTALDVQREFHTKAVDFVERHGAEPAVLRAVDLWGRALTAIETGDLSIIDREIDWATKYQVIERYRSKHDLALSSPRVAQLDLAYHDIHRGRGLYYLLERKGLVDRVTRDIDIFEAKSVPPQTTRARLRGEFIRRAQERRRDFTVDWVHLKLNDQAQRTVLCKDPFRFADERVDKLIAGM from the coding sequence GTGGATCGCCGCATCTTCGGGTTGGAGAACGAGTACGGCGTCACCTGTACTTTTCACGGCCAGCGCCGGCTGTCCCCGGACGAGGTCGCCCGCTACCTGTTCCGTCGGGTCGTGTCCTGGGGTCGAAGCAGCAACGTTTTCCTCCGCAACGGTGCGCGTCTCTACCTCGACGTCGGATCCCATCCGGAATACGCGACGCCGGAGTGCGATGACGTCGTCGATCTCGTCGTCCACGACAAGGCCGGCGAACGCATCCTCGAAGGACTGCTCGTCGACGCCGAGAAGAGGCTGCACGAGGAGGGCATCACCGGCGACATCTACCTGTTCAAAAACAACACCGACTCGGCCGGCAACTCCTACGGCTGTCACGAGAACTACCTGGTCAGCAGGCACGGCGACTTCGCCCGGCTGGCCGATGTACTCATCCCGTTCCTGGTCACCCGTCAGGTGATCTGCGGCGCCGGCAAGGTGCTGCAGACCCCGCGCGGGGCGGTCTTCTGCCTGAGCCAACGGGCGGAGCACATCTGGGAGGGCGTGTCGAGCGCGACCACCCGGTCCCGGCCGATCATCAACACCCGCGACGAGCCGCACGCGGACGCCGAACGCTTCCGGCGGCTGCACGTCATCGTCGGCGACTCGAACATGAACGAAGCGACCACGCTGCTGAAGGTCGGGGCGACCGACGTCGTGCTGCGGATGATCGAGGCGGGCGTGGTCATGCGCGACCTCAGCCTGGAGAATCCGATCCGCGCGATCCGTGAGGTGTCGCACGACATCACCGGACGCAAGCGGGTCCGGCTGGCCAACGGCCGCGAGGTGACCGCACTCGACGTACAGCGGGAGTTCCACACCAAGGCGGTCGACTTCGTCGAGCGGCACGGCGCCGAGCCCGCAGTGTTGCGCGCGGTCGACCTGTGGGGCCGGGCCCTGACGGCGATCGAGACCGGCGACCTGTCGATCATCGACCGGGAGATCGACTGGGCGACGAAGTACCAGGTCATCGAGCGTTACCGCAGCAAGCACGACCTGGCGCTGTCCTCGCCCCGGGTGGCCCAACTCGATCTCGCCTATCACGACATCCATCGCGGGCGCGGCCTCTACTACCTGCTGGAGCGCAAGGGCCTGGTCGACCGGGTCACCCGCGACATCGACATCTTCGAGGCGAAGAGCGTGCCGCCGCAGACCACGCGGGCCCGGTTGCGCGGCGAGTTCATCCGGCGGGCACAGGAACGTCGCCGGGACTTCACCGTCGATTGGGTGCACCTCAAGCTCAACGATCAGGCCCAGCGGACCGTGCTGTGCAAGGACCCGTTCCGCTTCGCCGACGAGCGCGTCGACAAGCTCATCGCCGGAATGTGA
- a CDS encoding ubiquitin-like protein Pup, with the protein MAKQEKGGQARGTRRDEETAETEAPPAADAPATDAAARQEKLTEDVDSMLDEIDDVLEENAEEFVRAYVQKGGQ; encoded by the coding sequence ATGGCGAAGCAGGAGAAGGGCGGACAGGCCCGCGGGACCCGTCGCGACGAGGAGACCGCGGAAACCGAAGCGCCACCGGCCGCCGACGCGCCGGCCACCGACGCCGCAGCGCGGCAGGAAAAGCTGACCGAGGACGTCGACTCGATGCTGGACGAGATCGACGACGTCCTGGAGGAGAACGCCGAAGAGTTCGTGCGGGCCTATGTGCAAAAGGGCGGTCAATAG
- the prcA gene encoding proteasome subunit alpha: MTMPFYASAEQIMRDRSEYARKGIARGRGVVALTYADGVLFVAENPSNVLHKVGEIYDRIGFAAAGRYPEYENLRVAGVRYADLRGYSNSRRDVSGRAVANAYAQTLGSIFTEQQKPFEVEICVAEVGDTPDGDQLYRLTYDGSIGDEPDFVIMGGQAEAIGTRLRGSYRHGMALGDAVAAAVQALSDAGGDGPRQMTGSQLEVATLDRTRGKRTFRRVSGAALDPLLPAGADTPSSTPSSTPSSGPSSGPSDPPADPPPGPAL, encoded by the coding sequence ATGACAATGCCGTTCTACGCCTCCGCCGAGCAGATCATGCGGGACCGCTCGGAGTACGCCCGCAAGGGGATCGCCCGCGGGCGTGGCGTCGTGGCGTTGACCTATGCCGACGGCGTGCTGTTCGTCGCCGAGAACCCCTCCAACGTGCTGCACAAGGTCGGCGAGATCTACGACCGGATCGGTTTCGCCGCGGCCGGGCGCTACCCCGAATACGAGAACCTGCGGGTCGCCGGCGTCCGCTACGCCGACCTGCGTGGCTACTCCAACAGCCGCCGCGACGTGAGCGGCCGGGCCGTGGCCAACGCCTACGCCCAGACGCTGGGGTCGATCTTCACCGAGCAGCAGAAGCCGTTCGAGGTCGAGATCTGCGTCGCCGAGGTCGGCGACACGCCCGACGGCGACCAGCTCTACCGACTGACCTACGACGGGTCGATCGGCGACGAGCCCGACTTCGTCATCATGGGCGGGCAGGCCGAGGCGATCGGCACCCGGCTGCGCGGGAGCTACCGGCACGGGATGGCGCTCGGCGACGCGGTCGCCGCGGCCGTGCAGGCGCTCAGTGACGCCGGCGGGGACGGCCCGCGGCAGATGACCGGATCGCAGCTCGAGGTGGCCACGCTCGACCGCACCCGCGGCAAGCGCACCTTCCGCCGGGTCAGTGGCGCGGCGCTCGACCCGCTGCTGCCGGCCGGTGCAGACACGCCGTCGTCGACGCCATCATCGACGCCATCATCTGGGCCATCATCGGGGCCGTCCGACCCACCGGCCGACCCACCGCCGGGGCCGGCCCTCTGA
- the prcB gene encoding proteasome subunit beta yields the protein MVGAQDPGGRLPGHFTAVGSSSFVDFLSAAAPDLLPGRRPLPPGVMSDAGAHATTIIALTFEHGVIMAGDRRATMGNLIAQRDIEKVFPADGYSAVGIAGTASLGIEMTRLFQVELEHYEKIEGTPLTLEGKANRLAAMIRGNLGAAMQGLAVVPIFAGFDIDTGDTASAGRIFSFDVTGGPYEEQGYAGIGSGSVFAKSALKKRWSAGLGRADAVRLAVESLYDAADDDSATGGPDMTRGIFPVVVVVTADGAVRLDDDDVRPVAEAVVAERLVNPGG from the coding sequence GTGGTCGGAGCGCAGGATCCGGGGGGACGGCTGCCCGGACATTTCACCGCCGTCGGCTCATCCTCGTTCGTCGACTTCCTGAGCGCCGCGGCGCCCGACCTGCTGCCCGGGCGGCGCCCGCTTCCACCCGGTGTCATGAGTGACGCCGGCGCGCACGCCACCACGATCATCGCGCTCACGTTCGAGCACGGCGTCATCATGGCGGGAGACCGTCGCGCGACCATGGGCAACCTGATCGCGCAGCGTGACATAGAGAAGGTGTTTCCGGCCGACGGCTACAGCGCGGTCGGCATCGCCGGCACGGCAAGCCTCGGCATCGAGATGACCCGGCTCTTCCAGGTCGAGCTCGAGCACTACGAGAAGATCGAAGGCACCCCGCTGACCCTCGAGGGCAAGGCCAACCGGCTTGCCGCGATGATCCGGGGCAACCTCGGCGCGGCGATGCAGGGACTTGCCGTGGTGCCGATCTTCGCCGGATTCGACATCGACACCGGTGACACGGCGTCGGCGGGCCGGATCTTCTCCTTCGACGTCACCGGCGGCCCGTACGAGGAGCAGGGTTACGCCGGGATCGGATCCGGGTCGGTGTTCGCCAAGAGCGCACTGAAGAAGCGGTGGTCCGCCGGTCTCGGCCGCGCGGACGCCGTACGCCTTGCCGTCGAGTCGCTGTACGACGCGGCCGACGACGACTCCGCGACCGGTGGTCCGGACATGACCCGCGGGATCTTCCCCGTCGTCGTCGTCGTCACTGCTGACGGCGCCGTCCGGCTCGACGACGACGACGTACGCCCGGTCGCCGAGGCGGTCGTCGCCGAACGCCTGGTCAACCCCGGCGGCTGA
- a CDS encoding FKBP-type peptidyl-prolyl cis-trans isomerase: MRLRPIHVVAALAVPAVLAAGCGSSSGSSGQSSSAGSGGLAGVTVTPGAKPTIDIAKKPVSVAKTTTKVLTTGHGATVKKGQNVSVNYVVVDGRDGKTADSTFGRKPVTLTADPAQVLPGIAAGLVDQKIGSRVLVGVPPAQAFGAKGNSQLGVKPKDTLLFLLDIKSARTPLTKAAGTPVTPAKGLPAVQVDSTGKPTITVPKTAAPKKLVVQQLVRGKGPKVKAGQTLTTQYTGVIWSTGKKFDSSFDHGKPANFVIGAGQVIPGWDKGLVGQPVGSRVLLVVPPADGYGKNGQPQAGIKGTDTLVFVVDILDAG; the protein is encoded by the coding sequence GTGCGTCTCCGCCCGATCCACGTCGTCGCCGCGCTCGCGGTTCCCGCCGTACTCGCCGCCGGATGCGGATCGAGTTCCGGCTCGTCCGGTCAGTCGTCGTCGGCCGGATCCGGCGGGCTGGCCGGGGTCACCGTGACTCCCGGGGCCAAGCCCACGATCGACATCGCGAAGAAGCCGGTGTCCGTCGCCAAGACCACTACGAAGGTGCTCACCACCGGACACGGCGCGACGGTGAAGAAGGGCCAGAACGTCAGCGTCAACTACGTCGTCGTCGACGGGCGCGACGGCAAGACGGCCGACTCCACCTTCGGGCGCAAGCCGGTCACCCTGACCGCCGACCCCGCACAGGTGCTGCCGGGCATCGCGGCCGGCCTCGTCGATCAGAAGATCGGATCGCGGGTGCTGGTCGGCGTACCGCCGGCCCAGGCGTTCGGGGCGAAGGGCAACTCGCAGCTCGGGGTGAAGCCCAAGGACACGCTGCTGTTCCTGCTCGACATCAAGAGCGCGCGCACCCCGCTGACCAAGGCCGCCGGTACGCCGGTGACGCCGGCGAAGGGCCTTCCCGCGGTGCAGGTCGACAGCACCGGCAAGCCCACGATCACCGTTCCCAAGACGGCGGCACCGAAGAAGCTCGTCGTCCAGCAACTCGTCCGCGGCAAGGGCCCGAAGGTGAAGGCCGGGCAGACGCTGACCACGCAGTACACCGGCGTCATCTGGTCGACCGGCAAGAAGTTCGACTCGTCGTTCGACCACGGCAAGCCGGCCAACTTCGTCATCGGCGCGGGCCAGGTGATCCCGGGGTGGGACAAGGGTCTGGTCGGTCAGCCGGTCGGCAGCCGGGTGCTGCTGGTCGTGCCGCCCGCCGACGGCTACGGGAAGAACGGGCAGCCGCAGGCCGGCATCAAGGGCACCGACACGCTGGTCTTCGTCGTCGACATCCTCGACGCCGGCTGA
- a CDS encoding TOPRIM nucleotidyl transferase/hydrolase domain-containing protein translates to MDVSTRRELARLALAGYVSGPAASTRATARALTKVDNALAVVLVEGISDQIALETAALSRGRDLEAERVVIAPIGGAHAIGRFLTRLGPRGARVRLAGLCDLHEEEIFRRGMVAAQFASPRTRADMEHLGFYVCVDDLEDELIRAVGAAGVEAIFDSQGDLTSFRSMQGQPAWRGRGPEAQMRRFLGSGAGRKLRYARLLVEEAVGRDALPRPLDALLAAV, encoded by the coding sequence ATGGATGTCAGCACTCGCCGTGAGCTTGCCCGCCTCGCGCTGGCCGGCTACGTGAGTGGCCCGGCAGCGTCGACCCGGGCGACGGCCCGCGCCCTGACGAAGGTCGACAATGCCCTGGCCGTGGTGCTCGTCGAAGGCATCAGCGACCAGATCGCGCTGGAGACCGCCGCGCTGAGCCGCGGCCGGGACCTCGAGGCGGAGCGGGTCGTGATCGCGCCGATCGGCGGGGCGCACGCGATCGGCCGGTTCCTGACGAGGTTGGGACCCAGAGGCGCACGGGTGCGACTTGCCGGTCTGTGCGACCTGCACGAGGAGGAGATATTCCGGCGGGGCATGGTCGCGGCCCAGTTCGCCTCACCCCGCACGCGCGCCGACATGGAGCACCTCGGGTTCTACGTCTGCGTCGACGATCTGGAGGACGAGCTGATCCGCGCCGTGGGCGCCGCGGGCGTCGAAGCAATCTTCGACTCGCAGGGTGACCTCACGTCGTTCCGCTCGATGCAGGGCCAACCCGCCTGGCGCGGCCGCGGGCCCGAAGCGCAGATGCGCCGGTTCCTGGGGAGCGGCGCCGGCCGCAAGCTGCGCTACGCGCGGCTGCTCGTCGAAGAGGCAGTGGGCCGGGATGCCTTGCCTCGGCCACTCGACGCGCTCCTCGCCGCGGTGTGA